Proteins from a genomic interval of Debaryomyces hansenii CBS767 chromosome E complete sequence:
- a CDS encoding DEHA2E20614p (no similarity) — translation MNTNFSAWTNEKEGSTTDPTEEQIDPTFARHQDTDFPTVEDVTAAAVANAQQVPHQQQGHQQVHPHQHQVIHHQHPHQPQHSHQQQHQHQTHEDHMRAAQAAAELQQVQQHQQHQHAQHQHQLAAAAAAASNLQDSDSNEGDGKMKMASGGSPRPSRPVSGTKRAAQNRSAQKAFRQRKEKYIKDLEQQAAEVNTLKQTIEELRAENLQLRDYTLALQSRVIELSPASSHHPLSTTSQPPTNQSHDSSNVGVPAPPAAVFSGNKMFNNDK, via the coding sequence ATGAACACAAACTTCAGTGCCTGGACCAACGAGAAGGAAGGATCGACCACTGATCCAACGGAAGAACAAATTGACCCTACATTTGCTAGGCACCAGGATACGGATTTTCCAACGGTTGAGGATGTGACGGCAGCAGCGGTAGCTAACGCACAGCAGGTTCCACACCAGCAACAGGGACACCAACAAGTGCATCCACACCAACACCAGGTTATTCATCACCAACATCCGCACCAACCACAGCACTCACACCAGCAACAACATCAACACCAGACGCACGAGGACCATATGAGGGCAGCACAGGCAGCAGCGGAGTTGCAGCAGGTACAACAGCATCAGCAGCATCAGCACGCTCAGCATCAGCACCAATTAGCAGCAGCTGCCGCTGCTGCTAGCAATTTACAGGACTCGGATTCGAACGAGGGTGATGGCAAGATGAAAATGGCGTCGGGAGGCAGTCCTAGGCCGTCAAGACCGGTTTCAGGTACAAAGAGAGCAGCACAGAACAGATCGGCGCAAAAGGCGTTTAGACAGCGTAAAGAAAAGTACATTAAAGATCTCGAGCAGCAGGCAGCCGAGGTCAATACCCTCAAGCAGACCATCGAGGAACTCAGAGCAGAAAATTTGCAATTGAGAGACTACACCTTGGCTTTACAGAGTAGAGTCATCGAGCTCTCGCCCGCCAGCAGCCACCATCCACTTTCGACTACTTCCCAGCCTCCTACAAACCAATCGCACGATAGCTCTAACGTAGGGGTCCCTGCTCCCCCAGCTGCCGTGTTCAGTGGGAACAAGATGTTCAATAACGACAAATAG
- a CDS encoding DEHA2E20592p (no similarity), translated as MDNTVESYHEFLNLMESTNYHDDLITITAEEPPLPYTNLPLNLNLHLNINSYYDKLTGTCDCTFDSKSYFISNGYDECPGLQMHVEENRMYTGIEFDVEENDELLSETECDNPVAPGLFPTMNVDNELQFMKFDKLPIVPSYISK; from the coding sequence ATGGATAACACGGTAGAACTGTACCATGagtttttaaatttaatggaATCAACAAATTACCACGATGATTTGATCACGATCACCGCAGAAGAGCCACCATTACCATATACCAATCTCCCACTTAACTTAAACTTgcatttgaatataaattcGTACTACGACAAGTTGACGGGGACCTGCGACTGCACCTTTGATTCGAAGCTGTATTTTATATCAAACGGGTACGACGAGTGCCCTGGATTACAGATGCATGTGGAAGAGAACAGAATGTACACTGGCATAGAGTTTGATGTTGAGGAGAACGACGAACTACTCAGCGAGACAGAATGTGACAATCCAGTCGCTCCAGGGCTATTTCCAACTATGAATGTCGATAACGAACTCCAATTTATGAAGTTTGACAAGCTACCCATAGTTCCCTCGTATATTTCTAAGTAG
- a CDS encoding DEHA2E20724p (weakly similar to CA3253|IPF4724 Candida albicans IPF4724 unknown Function), whose amino-acid sequence MGAMGGNVGGGAAGGNASPTTTTAVNPIPAGADTTATTATTAAADADTTLAAGADTATTGTDTAKTGTTDTAKTGTTDTAKTGTTDTATTKTGATTPAAAAGAESATDTKATTATTPAGAAATAATAAAASDDDTATAAAAGGEATEAPTSTSFVSHRVLRSTASSTKQSEATNSGSGSDSSSGSSSSSGSSGAGSLKLNKCNFFMGLSLAMFFGSGLTILA is encoded by the coding sequence ATGGGAGCCATGGGTGGTAAtgttggtggtggtgcCGCTGGAGGAAATGCTTCACCAACTACTACTACTGCGGTAAATCCAATACCTGCTGGTGCTGACACCACTGCTACCACTGCTACCACTGCTGCGGCTGATGCTGATACTACTCTAGCAGCTGGAGCTGATACTGCAACCACCGGGACTGATACAGCTAAGACTGGTACAACTGATACAGCTAAGACTGGTACTACTGATACAGCTAAGACTGGTACTACTGATACCGCAACCACTAAAACTGGTGCTACTACCCCAGCAGCTGCTGCAGGGGCTGAATCTGCCACTGATACCAAGGCTACCACAGCAACTACTCCAGCAGGTGCTGCTGCCACTGCTGCTactgctgctgctgcttcTGACGATGATACTGCCACTGCTGCTGCTGCGGGAGGTGAAGCAACTGAAGCCCCTACAAGTACCAGTTTCGTTTCCCATAGAGTTCTCCGCTCTACTGCTTCAAGTACAAAACAAAGTGAAGCCACCAACtctggttctggttctgacTCTAGTTCGGGCTCCAGCTCCAGTTCTGGCTCTTCTGGTGCAGGTTCCTTGAAGTTGAATAAATGCAACTTTTTTATGGGCTTAAGTTTAGCCATGTTCTTTGGAAGCGGCTTGACTATCTTGGCTTGA
- a CDS encoding DEHA2E20680p (similar to uniprot|P25573 Saccharomyces cerevisiae YCL044C Hypothetical ORF) has protein sequence MGVYIPPGSGGNDNGKSGGSGDNTLTIPNPASFIPQNPSLGLRLWGPLVPASDNLPALYFLTSLQIGIGLLSFNKVRYLRRSNLARFGIENTWQRRSTKWLCAIGGSYLVYQSGIEMSRLAMPYDPWYDEAKFYRKLAIKNGDNPSWWFGATGYYKPMNYKEWYTKIDKWFNNQINIIDAEHENVDTASSQVSTRGKHPQSPLLSSLSRKGKYSEIYQSLHESNIKRYKKLLDQSLKDVNELNKAERLDLIMEGKSSIKYNEEYLKPHIQLGNHRIDTDEEFEMVWLNFEPWDELKMETDYDIRLVPRWRWSEDEDVEASSTESVPTEPTTNLVNEVDESHI, from the coding sequence ATGGGTGTATATATACCACCAGGCAGCGGGGGAAATGATAATGGGAAGAGTGGTGGAAGTGGTGATAATACCCTTACAATTCCAAACCCAGCATCATTCATACCGCAAAATCCAAGTTTAGGTTTAAGATTATGGGGACCATTGGTTCCTGCTTCAGATAATTTGCCAGCATTGTATTTTCTAACTAGTTTACAAATCGGTATCGGTTTATTGAGTTTTAACAAAGTGAGATATTTAAGACGGTCTAATTTGGCAAGGTTTGGTATAGAAAATACATGGCAAAGAAGATCAACCAAATGGTTGTGTGCGATTGGTGGATCGTATTTGGTTTACCAGTCGGGCATTGAAATGTCTAGACTAGCTATGCCATACGATCCATGGTATGACGAAGCGAAGTTCTATCGTAAATTGGCCATCAAAAATGGCGATAATCCTAGTTGGTGGTTTGGGGCCACTGGATACTACAAGCCTATGAATTATAAAGAATGGTATACTAAGATCGACAAGTGGTTTAATAACcagataaatataattgacGCAGAACATGAAAATGTAGATACTGCATCATCACAGGTTAGTACTCGAGGTAAGCATCCCCAGTCACCTCTTTTATCCAGCTTATCTAGAAAGGGAAAATATTCAGAAATTTACCAAAGTTTGCATGAAAGTAATATCAAGAGATATAAAAAGTTATTAGACCAACTGTTAAAGGATGTGAATGAATTGAACAAGGCTGAAAGACTCGACCTAATTATGGAAGGTAAATCGTCAATAAAGTACAACGAAGAATACTTAAAGCCTCATATCCAATTGGGAAACCATAGAATAGATACCGACGAGGAGTTTGAGATGGTTTGGTTAAATTTTGAACCATGGGATGAGTTGAAAATGGAAACCGACTATGACATTAGATTGGTCCCAAGATGGAGATGGAgtgaagacgaagatgTTGAAGCTTCAAGCACCGAATCCGTTCCTACAGAACCTACAACCAACTTAGTTAACGAAGTTGATGAATCGCATATATAA
- a CDS encoding DEHA2E20548p (similar to uniprot|P38798 Saccharomyces cerevisiae YHR077C NMD2 Protein involved in the nonsense-mediated mRNA decay (NMD) pathway) codes for MSEELDARRRELLDLNTRAWDGEDVFKTSSKLDSSLKKNTTFIKKIRTISSDQYQNILKDITTVSLEKYLSEIISSISAGLLKISKGDDILAAMEIVSALHQRFSTSFTPYLFANFLNGLASPIRQPVNEQEKEKEDQLRIARQKNLIKLLMEFYLIGIFRTVKDCDRENLPDFIIKKYSKAQNEPIVILVLKDILNFEIKSGNSLPISQVFLKRFSHVVYDNENCLLSFETRNILQQIFKIYTSAILEILVQLNTKLGKLAERNKKASIRTGKILEENITDINHVTSLFDKFRNASEFLCGILNMDVPELPNNQPEEEESVVTGLVKNKSLNEDDLEIWDNIKERNFYTKIPDISDLTSDKPETISEISSGEKINEFITKLEKVSNEQEIDALVSEFINLELNNKATRNRIMKFFIETPNINNLRFYSRFLKINESSLKTLIDELITYLDKGFRSQIYNNKLNFKNIFFFCELIKFKLIPTHVIFHKIRSLTVNISSTNNIDILSVFYEQCGRFLLNDPDYKALMNEMIELLKQKSKNDKLTANDKLAINNLLIVVIPPTTKINQLHNEKPKLTPQQQFIIRLSRYELNSKTFTLVMRSLKKFDYVNDEELQTALLDVFASPDLLNYENIVELSKLLEQLSKKYKSLLIKTVDTIVEKIMRGLELNDYRLNRTRISHVKFISELYNLKLLNFKFIIDLLYKILCLGHPNNQPLPNNYDIEIDLPNNYFRIQLCCMLLNNLNSIVKSTSTKKSSKLKSIKRKNEVNEDLLTIFLTFFQFYCFCKQQPIPIEIEFQLNDLFTKYYPNLQMERFRDLTESIHKLQEIIQQKGFQQSEEYDDYEDEDDDDDEEVDDDDDDDDDDELDEDDDSDDDSENEEDDDEDEDADDDDEEDDEEDEEIERVAQFSEEDKKFADDLDKEFQKIVLDSYEYNKANASSRNKFNVPLPPKINASQGSNENKISFSLLTKQGKRNNVKQVNLPTDTKFAESLLKEQANQKTHRERIMNLVLNMDN; via the coding sequence ATGTCAGAAGAGTTAGATGCTAGAAGGAGAGAGTTATTGGATCTTAATACCAGAGCATGGGATGGTGAAGATGTTTTTAAAACTAGTTCTAAACTAGACTCatctttgaaaaaaaataccaCCTTCataaagaaaattagaACTATCAGCAGTGATCAATATCAGAAcatattgaaagatattACTACTGTTTCCTTAGAAAAGTATTTATCTGAAATAATTCTGTCGATTAGTGCAGGGTTACTCAAAATCAGTAAAGGTGATGACATTTTGGCAGCGATGGAAATTGTATCTGCCTTGCATCAAAGATTTTCTACGAGTTTCACGCCATACTTATTTGCCAATTTCCTAAATGGGTTAGCTAGTCCTATTAGACAGCCTGTCAATGAACAggaaaaagaaaaggaagacCAATTAAGGATAGCAAgacaaaaaaatttaattaagcTTTTGATGGAATTTTATCTAATTGGTATTTTCAGAACTGTTAAAGACTGTGATCGTGAAAATTTACCTGATTTCATAATCAAAAAGTATTCTAAAGCCCAAAATGAACCCATTGTGATCTTGGTTttaaaagatatattgaatttcGAAATTAAACTGGGAAATTCGTTGCCAATTTCCCAAGTTTTCTTGAAGCGCTTCAGCCACGTAGTATATGATAACGAAAATTGTTTGCTTTCTTTTGAAACTAGGAATATATTACaacaaatttttaaaatatatacgCTGGCAATACTAGAGATATTAGTACAATTAAATACGAAATTGGGAAAACTCGCTGAGCGCAATAAAAAGGCTTCGATTAGAACAGGTAAGATCTTGGAGGAAAATATTACAGATATAAACCATGTTACATCTTTATTCGATAAATTTAGAAATGCCAGTGAATTCTTGTGCGGAATCTTGAATATGGACGTGCCCGAATTGCCGAACAATCAACcagaggaagaagaaagtgTAGTAACAGGGTTGGTAAAAAATAAGTCtttgaatgaagatgacTTAGAAATATGGGATAATATTAAGGAAAGAAATTTTTATACCAAGATCCCTGATATTTCTGATTTAACCTCTGATAAGCCTGAAACCATTTCTGAAATTTCAAGCGGTGAAaagattaatgaatttattacaaAATTGGAAAAGGTTTCAAACgaacaagaaattgatgCGTTAGTATctgaatttattaatttagaGTTGAACAATAAAGCTACaagaaatagaataatgaaatttttcattgagACTCCAAATATTAACAATTTAAGATTTTATTCACGTTTCTTGAAAATCAACGAATCCAGCTTAAAGAcattaattgatgaattaattacATATTTAGATAAAGGTTTCCGTTCCCAGATTTATAACAATAAGTTGAATTTTAAAaacattttctttttttgtgaattaattaaatttaagtTAATTCCAACCCATGTCATTTTTCACAAGATTAGAAGTTTAACCGTCAATATTTCATCTACAaacaatattgatattttgtcTGTGTTTTACGAACAATGTGGTagatttttattaaatgatcCAGATTACAAAGCGCTAATGAATGAGAtgatagaattattgaaacaaAAGCTGAAAAATGATAAGCTTACGGCTAACGACAAATTAgctattaataatttattaattgttgTAATACCTCCAACCACGAAGATTAACCAATTACATAATGAGAAGCCAAAATTGACTCCACAGCAACAGTTCATTATTAGGCTAAGCAGATACGAATTGAATTCGAAGACTTTTACACTTGTCATGAGatcattgaagaagtttgaTTATGTCAATGATGAAGAGCTTCAAACAGCATTGCTAGATGTTTTTGCATCCCCAGATTTACTCAACTATGAAAACATTGTTgaattaagtaaattattagaacaATTgtcaaagaaatataaatcgTTGTTAATTAAAACCGTGGATACAATCGTGGAAAAAATCATGCGAGGATTAGAGCTTAATGATTACAGACTAAATCGAACCAGAATATCCCACgttaaatttattagtgaattatacaatttgaaattgttaaatTTCAAGTTTATCATTGATCTATTATACAAAATTCTATGCTTGGGACACCCAAACAACCAACCATTAccaaataattatgatataGAAATCGACTTGCctaataattattttagaATCCAATTGTGTTGCatgttattgaataatttgaattcaattgtGAAATCAACTAGCACCAAAAAATCGTCAAAATTGAAGTCAATTAAGCGTAAAAATGAAGTGaatgaagatttattgaCCATATTCCTAACCTTCTTTCAGTTTTATTGCTTTTGTAAGCAACAGCCTATTCCAATCGAAATTGAGTTCCAGTTAAATGATCTCTTTACTAAATACTATCCTAATTTACAAATGGAGAGGTTCAGGGATTTAACAGAATCTATACAcaaattacaagaaatCATTCAACAAAAAGGATTTCAACAATCTGAGGAATACGACGACTATGAGGAcgaagatgacgatgatgatgaagaagtagatgatgatgatgatgatgatgatgatgacgagctagatgaagatgacgataGTGACGATGATagtgaaaatgaagaagatgatgatgaagatgaagatgcagatgacgacgatgaagaagacgatgaggaggatgaagaaatagagAGAGTTGCACAATtttcagaagaagataagaaatttGCTGACGACTTGGATAAagaattccaaaaaattgTCCTTGATTCTTacgaat
- a CDS encoding DEHA2E20636p (some similarities with CA4693|IPF3952 Candida albicans IPF3952 unknown function), translated as MPLDSSFMSPSSGRKTSNFFPSGDANGFQGSTMTIDDRIDADLERGFKGGNNGEFSGFGIGNTDTGLQGPAGGLGVGFLGDLGDLSDLGDELGKGFGGELGGVLDGELGTGSGVGGHMSYINIGELSLGSTVGVNGSYSIWSDKPNNGQVFSPFVSHGWSPQVEAVGPSEMPSTEYLQNHQMKPVEVVSTSPRKNLYSTRVNNPPFVSQAKKPEKKVRAVSSDQLVVKLPAATRQTRRYPKFRDYFLRENNDVNNEDYCSTFYKRNSLGYMFIREPSNTLKVNNSGPRSWVQLKIKFPEATSAKKLKVDIKQLPFWKPINVNLKDPSRSKRISKDKRKFNVSKRFNNRRDGSLQL; from the coding sequence ATGCCGTTAGATAGCCTGTTTATGTCGCCGAGCAGTGGACGGAAAACTAGCAATTTTTTTCCGTCGGGAGATGCGAACGGGTTCCAGGGATCAACGATGACAATTGACGATAGGATAGATGCTGATTTAGAGAGAGGGTTTAAAGGGGGAAATAATGGTGAATTTAGTGGTTTTGGGATAGGAAATACGGATACAGGTTTACAGGGGCCCGCGGGAGGGCTCGGAGTGGGATTTTTGGGCGATTTGGGCGATTTGAGCGACTTGGGAGATGAATTGGGAAAAGGGTTTGGTGGTGAATTGGGTGGTGTTTTAGATGGTGAATTGGGCACCGGGTCGGGTGTCGGAGGGCATATGAGCTATATTAACATTGGCGAGTTGAGTCTCGGGCTGACTGTGGGTGTTAATGGGTCGTATTCTATCTGGAGCGACAAACCGAACAACGGACAAGTGTTTTCGCCGTTTGTGAGCCACGGATGGTCGCCACAAGTAGAAGCGGTGGGTCCTAGCGAAATGCCTAGCACTGAATACTTACAAAATCACCAAATGAAGCCTGTGGAGGTTGTATCTACAAGTCCACGCAAGAACCTTTACCTGACGAGGGTGAATAACCCGCCATTTGTATCGCAGGCCAAAAAACCCGAGAAGAAGGTTAGGGCGGTCTCCAGTGACCAGCTTGTGGTCAAATTACCTGCTGCCACCAGACAAACACGGCGGTATCCCAAGTTCCGCGATTATTTCTTGCGGGAGAATAACGACGTCAACAACGAGGACTACTGTTCGACGTTCTACAAGAGAAACAGTCTTGGGTACATGTTCATCAGGGAGCCATCGAACACACTCAAGGTAAACAATTCGGGTCCCAGGTCGTGGGTGCAGTTGAAAATCAAGTTCCCCGAGGCCACCAGTGCCAAAAAACTAAAGGTGGACATCAAACAATTGCCATTCTGGAAGCCAATAAACGTCAATCTCAAGGACCCGTCAAGATCTAAAAGAATTCTGAAGGACAAAAGGAAGTTTAATGTCCTGAAGCGCTTCAACAATCGCAGAGACGGCTCTTTACAATTATAG
- a CDS encoding DEHA2E20658p (highly similar to uniprot|P00427 Saccharomyces cerevisiae YHR051W COX6 Subunit VI of cytochrome c oxidase which is the terminal member of the mitochondrial inner membrane electron transport chain), producing MFASTIRSALRARVTTPRISNVVRTNVGMTRISIPHMRNYSSHHEETFEEFTARYETEFEEAYDLFEVQRILNNCFSYDLVPAPAVIEKALQACRRVNDYPTAVRTFEALKHKVENNEQYEAYLEELKDIRQELGIDLKEDLYVGEN from the exons ATGTTTGCCTCTACCATCCGTTCCGCTTTAAGGGCCAGAGTTACCACTCCAAGAATTTCTAATGTCGTTAGAACTAATGTTGGTATGACTagaatttcaattccaCACATGAGAAATTATTCATCCCACCATGAAGAAACTTTCGAAGAATTCACCGCAAG ATACGAAactgaatttgaagaagctTACGACTTATTTGAGGTCCAAAGAATTTTAAACAACTGCTTTTCATATGATTTAGTCCCAGCTCCAGCTGTTATCGAAAAGGCTTTACAAGCTTGTAGAAGGGTTAATGACTACCCAACTGCCGTCAGAACCTTTGAAGCTTTAAAGCACAAGGTTGAAAACAACGAACAATACGAAGCCTACttggaagaattgaagGACATTAGACAAGAATTAGGTATTGACTTAAAGGAAGATTTGTATGTTGGTGAAAATTAG
- a CDS encoding mitochondrial 54S ribosomal protein YmL35 (similar to uniprot|Q06678 Saccharomyces cerevisiae YDR322W MRPL35 Mitochondrial ribosomal protein of the large subunit), producing MIGNRLVRSVSSRNVRLLSSTSFRSGVWTQSQNRPSSLKLIDSKTYEDIFNGINPEKGPGSIAKPEESRAYHSPHHIDDTFKLAYNVLEAESEDYYKQIESLKERLNKVQDQKETDLIKNHIDKLLIKAERQNPEVLYNIEYFQEKIDKNQPVYREFLKNKWESHDLMVSMQRLEQLCVIPDTLPTLDPKVEVKVKFPHNVDPSFADWVTPGEILPSFAVSQPPTIEIQEFDRIDTEQLYSVIVINPDTPDLTTNSFKTTLQYGLCNVPLNNVDNIISPAKLLANGDKYTFKEYEPLLPEKNAQTQRACLWVFRQSGPLSLNSISSDKFDVREFTSENNLTAVGAHVWRQHFDRSVNDLRSKYGLNKGRVFHRVRKPHPLVGLAN from the coding sequence ATGATTGGTAATCGTTTGGTCAGGTCAGTCAGCTCAAGGAACGTGAGGTTATTATCCAGTACTTCTTTCAGATCAGGAGTCTGGACCCAGTCTCAAAATAGACCATCGagtttgaaattaattgattccaAAACCTATGAAGACATATTCAATGGTATCAACCCAGAAAAAGGGCCAGGCTCTATTGCCAAGCCTGAAGAGCTGAGAGCATATCACTCGCCACACCATATTGATGACACTTTCAAATTGGCATATAATGTGTTGGAAGCCGAAAGTGAAGATTACTATAAGCAAATTGAATCGTTGAAGGAAAGACTCAACAAAGTCCAAGATCAAAAGGAAACTGACTTGATAAAGAAccatattgataaattattgattaagGCTGAGCGTCAAAACCCAGAAGTGTTATATAATATCGAATATTTCCAAGAGAAAATTGACAAGAATCAACCGGTTTACAgagaatttttgaaaaacaaaTGGGAGTCTCACGATTTGATGGTATCAATGCAAAGATTAGAACAATTGTGTGTGATTCCTGATACATTACCTACTCTTGACCCAAAAGTCGAGGTAAAAGTAAAATTCCCTCATAACGTGGATCCTTCTTTCGCAGACTGGGTCACTCCAGGCGAAATATTGCCTAGTTTTGCGGTTTCCCAACCACCAACTATAGAGATTCAAGAATTCGACAGAATTGACACCGAACAATTGTACTCCGTCATCGTCATAAATCCAGACACCCCTGATTTGACTACTAACTCATTCAAAACTACTTTGCAATATGGTTTATGCAATGTTCCATTAAATaatgttgataatattattagcCCTGCTAAATTATTAGCAAATGGTGATAAATACACTTTCAAAGAATACGAGCCTTTATTACCAGAAAAGAATGCTCAAACGCAAAGAGCTTGTCTCTGGGTATTCAGACAATCAGGACCGTTGTCCTTGAACAGCATTTCCTCTGACAAGTTTGATGTCagagaatttacttcagAAAACAATTTAACAGCCGTTGGTGCCCATGTTTGGAGACAACATTTTGACAGAAGTGTCAATGATTTAAGATCTAAATACGGTTTAAATAAAGGAAGAGTCTTCCATAGAGTTCGTAAACCTCATCCACTTGTTGGCCTTGCCAATTAA
- a CDS encoding DEHA2E20702p (similar to CA4690|IPF3959 Candida albicans IPF3959 unknown function): MFRKVLSSRGILKFQKVTNNRNLHQSLRVLNANPFLYTNDFSALESKIDKHLLKNDEIVSQETVVDAIKACQNVQQSIHDYDKFWEDPTNIKINDKIQEILSNEKVEFNKELLTKVFLLKLPIATYVQIIETFYKRNPKAYIDKSIALIPFRYCLFNGDLKNALKITDMTTGHKNYVDQKNKQLRSGVLKFASSAIGITLFSKVGVQEIIELGYLSDRWRHLSSINAMILTYFLNSSFFVTIVRFGRQLIAGGGNYLTWQKGTFYTHWFRHADELSMCTKIVEADLALNGGGPSGGESSPELIEELCRTEDELYDTHTLQPGYTRDGKKIRLMEAKDNLDDIKMQAYWMSGGDGFEWVEPDQDPADLIWKQHLAKFDKPMLNTDNSTKNIKWAEELIEEK, encoded by the coding sequence ATGTTCAGGAAGGTTTTGAGTAGTAGAGGGATATTAAAATTCCAAAAGGTGACGAACAACAGGAATTTGCACCAGAGCTTAAGAGTTTTAAATGCTAACCCATTTTTATACACCAATGATTTTTCTGCCTTAGAATCTAAAATTGATAAGCATTTGTTGAAGAACGATGAAATAGTATCACAAGAAACAGTGGTGGACGCTATTAAGGCATGTCAAAATGTACAGCAATCTATTCATGATTATGATAAATTTTGGGAGGACCCAAccaatattaaaattaacGATAAAATTCAGGAAATCTTAAGTAATGAAAAAGtggaatttaataaagaattattgactAAAGTTTTCTTGTTGAAGCTTCCTATCGCCACATACGTACAGATTATCGAAACTTTTTATAAGAGGAACCCTAAGGCATATATTGACAAATCGATCGCGTTGATACCTTTCCGTTATTGTTTATTCAACGGTGATCTAAAGAATGCATTGAAAATAACTGACATGACCACCGGGCATAAAAACTACGTGGACCAGAAAAATAAACAGCTTAGATCTGGTGTTCTTAAATTTGCCAGTTCTGCCATTGGTATTACACTTTTCTCCAAGGTTGGGgttcaagaaataattgaattggGATATTTGTCGGACCGCTGGAGACATTTGAGTTCGATAAATGCCATGATTTTAACATACTTCTTGAATTCCTCGTTCTTTGTTACAATTGTCAGGTTTGGAAGACAATTGATTGCAGGAGGAGGAAATTATTTGACTTGGCAAAAGGGAACATTCTATACTCATTGGTTCAGGCATGCGGATGAATTATCAATGTGTACCAAGATAGTTGAGGCTGATCTTGCATTGAATGGAGGAGGACCATCAGGTGGGGAATCTAGCcctgaattaattgaagaattatgcCGTACTGAAGATGAGCTCTATGATACACATACATTACAACCAGGCTATACGAGAGACGGTAAAAAGATCAGATTAATGGAAGCCAAAGACAACCTAGATGATATCAAAATGCAAGCTTATTGGATGAGTGGTGGTGATGGGTTCGAATGGGTTGAACCTGATCAAGATCCTGCCGATTTAATTTGGAAGCAACACCTAGCTAAATTTGACAAGCCTATGTTAAATACCGATAATTCTACGAAAAACATAAAATGGgctgaagaattaattgaagaaaagtAG